One Arthrobacter sp. B3I4 genomic window, GAACTCCTTCCAGGCGCAGAACGGCTCCAAGCTGACCTTCCTGCCCTTCATCGCCAAGGCTGTCGCCGAGGCGCTGAAGCAGCACCCCAAGGTCAACGCCTCCTACGACGAGGACAAGCAGGAGATCACCTACCACAACGCCGAGCACCTGGCGATTGCGGTGGACACCGACAAGGGTCTGCTGGTTCCGGTTATCGCCGATGCTGGCAACCTGAACCTGGCCGGCCTGGCCGGCAAGATCGCCGACGTCGCCGACCGCACCCGCAGCGGCAAGATCGGCCCGGACGAGCTCTCCGGCGGAACCTTCAGCATCACCAACATCGGTTCCGTGGGTGCATTGTTCGACACCCCGATCATCAACCAGCCGCAGGTCGCCATCCTCGGCACCGGCGCCATCGTCAAGCGCGCCGTGGTGGTGTCGGATGAGAACGGTGACGACTCGATCGCGATCCGCTCGATGATGTACCTCTCCCTGACGTACGACCACCGTCTGGTGGACGGCGCCGATGCGGGACGCTTCCTGCAGACGCTCAAGGCACGCCTTGAAGAAGGAGCGTTCGAAGCCGACCTCGGCCTCTAGCCTTCGCAGCACCGACGACGGCGGTGCCGGCACGGGAGCAAACCTCCCGCGGCCGGCACCGCCGTCGCGGTTTAACTGAAGCACCCCCGCAGAAGACGTTCACCGCGTGGCTTTGCTACGGGCTGTAGAACTGACTGGCTAAGCTAGGACCATGACTATTCTCTTCAACATCCTGGTCTTCCTGCACGTGGTGGGAGCCGCCATGATCGTGGGCTACTGGATCGCCACCATGCGGACCCCTACCGTGCACCCGCGCCAGCGCGACGGCGCCTTCCTGCAGCTCCTCACCGGCATTGCCATGATGGGCGTCCTTCCCTTCCTGCCTGACTCGGATCCCAACTACGCCAAGCTGGGAATCAAGCTTGTCGTGGCCGTCGTGGTCGCAGTCCTGGCCGTCATCGGAGCCCGCCGCGTCAAGCAGGGCCAGCCGGTAAGCACGGGCCTCGCCCACGGCGTCGGCGGCCTGGCGCTGCTCAACGTGGCCATCGCCACGCTCTGGCAGTAATCCTCAGCACCACCCGCGACGACGGCGACGCACCCGGGTGCGTCGCCGTCGTCGTTCACCCTAGGATGGGAAACGGCAGTATCCGCTCATCTGGCCGGATCGCTGATCAACGACGTTAAGGAGTGAAGATGGCAACGACACGCACCGCACACACTGTATGGAACGGCGACCTGATGTCCGGGACGGGCAACACCAGCCTGGACAGTTCGGGACTGGGCAACTTCGATGTCACCTGGAAGGCCCGGGCCGAGTCAGCCGAGGGTAAGACCAGCCCGGAAGAGCTGATCGCCGCCGCCCACTCCGCCTGCTTCTCCATGGCCTTCAGCCACGCCCTGGCGCAGGCCGGCCACACGCCGGAGGAAGTCAACACCAAAGCGGACGTGACCTTCGAGCCCGGTACCGGAATCACCGGCAGCCACCTCACCCTGAGCGCGCGGGTGCCCGGCATTTCCGAGGAGGAGTTCCAGCGCCTCGCCGAGGAAGCCAAGACCGGCTGCCCCGTCTCCGCGGCCCTGACCGGCATCAAGATCAGCCTGGACGCCACGCTGGCCGCCTAGGCTCCGGCGCCAACAGTGAAGGCCCCCGTCCCGGAGTTTTCCGGGGCGGGGGCCTTCGCCGTGTTCAGGCTTCGCGGGGCCTAGCCGGGCTGCTGCGTTCAGCGGGCCTAGCCGGGCTGCTGGCTGGGCTGTTGCCGGGGCGGCAGCGGCGCCGGGCGCACCGTGCGGTACCCCTCGCGCAGCGGCGGCCGGTCGGTGGGGAGTTCCTGGATCATCTCCTTGAGCGCACCGATGCCGTATTCCAGCTGAGGGTCCACCTGCGCCGCATAGGCGTGCGGCGGGAAAGTGACCTCGATGTCCGGCTCAACGCCGCGGTTCTCCACTCCCCAGCCCACCCCGCCGCCGAACCAGGTGGCATAGCGCGGCTGGGTGACGCCCGTGCCGTCGGCCAGGGCGAAGCGGTTGTCGATACCTACCACGCCGCCCCAGGTCCGGGTTCCGATAACCGGCCCGATCCCCCGCAGCTTGGACACCTGGGTGATGATGTCGCCGTCGGAACCGGCAAACTCATCGGTCAGGATGATGACAGGACCGCGCGGGGCGTGGTGAGGGTAAGTGCGCGGGCGTTCGCCGCGCGGCATGCTCCAGCCGGTCACCTTGCGGCCGATCAGCTCGGCCACCAGCTGGGAAGTGTGCCCGCCGCGGTTCCGGCGGACGTCCACAATCAGGCCGTCCAGGGAGGTTTCGGTGTCCAGATCCCGGTGCAGCTGCGCCCAGCCGTTGGCCATCATGTCCGGGATATGGAGGTACCCGAAGGTCCCCTGCGAGGCGTCCCGCACGGTGCGGCGGTTGGACGCGACCCATTCCTGGTAACGCAGCCGCTCCTCATCCTTGACCGGCACGACGGCGACGCGGCGCTGCTCCCCTGCCCGGGCGCCGTGCCCGGGACCGTTCCGCAGGGTCAGTTCGACGGCGCGGCCCGCGGCGCCTGCCAGCTGCATGGCGGGGGTCAGCGCTTCGGAGAGTTCGACGCCGTCAATCGCCAGCAGCACATCCCCGGTTTTGGCGTGCGCACCGGGCCGGGTCAGCGGCGAAGTGGCCAGCGGATCGGACGATTCACCGGCGAGGATGCGGGTGATTTCCCACCCCTCCGGAGTGTAGGCAAGGTCGGCGCCGAGGCGGCCCTGGCTGTTGCTGCCGTTCTCGGTCACCATGACGGGCCGGACGTAGGCGTGCGAGGTCCCGAGTTCGCCGTGGAGTTCCCAGAGCAGGTCCACCAGGTCGTCGTGGGAGCCGAGCCGGTCCACGATCGGCCGGTAGCGGGCGTGGACGGAGTCCCAGTCCTGTCCGGCCATGTCCTCGGTCCAGAAGAAGTCGCGCTGCAGGCGCCAGGCCTCGTCGAAGGCCTGGCCCCAGACGCTGACCGGGTCCAGCCGGACCCGGATCCGGTTCAGGTCCACCTTCACCAACTGCCCGGAATCCTCATCGGCCTTGGACGCGGCCGGCGAGACGCGGATCTGCTTATCCTGGACAAGGACGACCTTCTCCCCGTCGCCGGTCAGCCGGTAGCTGTCCAGCGCCTCGACGATCGTGGTGCTCCGCCGCTTGGCGAGGTCGAAGCGGACCAGGCTGGGGGCGGCGTTCTTGTCCTCCAGGCTGGCCCGGCCGTCACCGGTCACGCCGGCGAGTTCGTGGTCGAGCCAGAGCAGGGCCCCCGCCGTGGCGGAAAGGTGCGAGTAATTGCCCTGCGGGACCGGGACGCTGATAACCCGGTGCGCCAGCCCCTCGGCGTCGACCTTCACTGCGGGAACGGCGCCTGCGTCCTTGCTGCTGTCTTCGCCCGTGCTACCGGCGTCGGCGGCGGCGTCGGCGTCGGCGTCGGCGCTGGAAGAGAGTGCGATGTCCGGCCCGAACGGGGACGGAGTGTCCGCGGCGAGGGCAACGAGGTAGGGCTTGATCGGGCTGGGGAAGGACAGGTCGAAGGAGTGGCCGTCGTAGACCGGGTCGAAGCTGCGGTTGGACAGGAAGGCGAGGAACTTCCCGTCCGGGGTGAACGTGGGTGATTCATCCCTGAAGCGGCCGTCCGTGACGTCGATGATCGCGGGTGCGCCGGTGGCCTGCGGGATTTTCGCGAGCCGGAGCCGGGTGCGGGAACCGAAGGAGGTTACCGGTTCGGCCCAGCCCAGCCAGGCTGAGTCCGGTGACCAGCTGAAGCCCTCGATGCTGCCTTCGCCGATGCTGTCCAGCAGGGTGAGCTCGCCGGTGCGGGTGTCTGCAAGATAGATGTCGCCGAAGGAGGTGCCGACGGCGATCCAGTTTCCGTCCGGGCTCGCCTCCATGGCGCTGGCCCGGCTGGGCTTCGGGAAGTCGATCCTGGTGGGCGACCCGGCGGCTGCGCTCCCCTGGCCGGCAGTGGCCCGCGCTGCTGCTTCGGTACCGGCCGTGTTCGGCGCGGCGTCTCCGGCGAGGACTGCGGACGAGGTTGAGGCCGGAGCAGGGACGGGGGCGGTCGCGGCGGCGGCGGCGCCCTCGGGCCGGGTCAGCGCGGCGGCTGAAACCGGGCGCGGCAGTTGCGTCGCAGCGTCCTCCGGCGCCGCTTTGCCGGCATCCTGGCCGGCTGCAGGCTCCGGGGCTGCCTTGCCCGCTGAGCCTGCGCCCACGGGTGCGGAACCGCCCTGGACCGGTGCCGCGATGGGCTTGAGGTAGAGCGCTTCGGCTCCCCCATGGTCTGCGATGTAGGCGATCCGGCCCGCGCCGAAGGGACGCGGCAGGCGGGCGCGGACGCCCGGGGTTGCTTCGAGAATGCGGGAGGGGCCGTCCTTATGCCGCAGCCAGTGCAGGGTGCCGTGGGCTTCCACCGCGCTGGAATCACCGGTGCGGTCAGGAATGACATCGCCCAGATGCCGTGACGGCTTCAGTGCCGACGAGCGCCGCGCCTGCGATGCCGAACCCAGGGTGATGTCGAGCCTGACGGCGTCGGCATCGAGGCCGGTG contains:
- a CDS encoding OsmC family protein produces the protein MATTRTAHTVWNGDLMSGTGNTSLDSSGLGNFDVTWKARAESAEGKTSPEELIAAAHSACFSMAFSHALAQAGHTPEEVNTKADVTFEPGTGITGSHLTLSARVPGISEEEFQRLAEEAKTGCPVSAALTGIKISLDATLAA
- a CDS encoding S41 family peptidase; translated protein: MTSSSYLRFPHLHGDLVTFVAEDDVWIAPLDGGRAWRVSSLQLPARNPRFSPDGRRLVWTVVQGTAPEVVTADVDGGGYRQLSYFGHSSTKVKGFTPDGDIVVTSAFRQADSRLTHAYTLPVDGGWAQELPFGPVESVAYGTVVGDERPLVLASVLSREPAWWKRYRGGTAGKLWIDADGNGEFERLVPELDGNLTDPMWVQGRIAFLSDHEGYGNLYSVLPNGSDLRRHTDHEDFYVRHAATDGNRVVFESAGELWLLTGLDADAVRLDITLGSASQARRSSALKPSRHLGDVIPDRTGDSSAVEAHGTLHWLRHKDGPSRILEATPGVRARLPRPFGAGRIAYIADHGGAEALYLKPIAAPVQGGSAPVGAGSAGKAAPEPAAGQDAGKAAPEDAATQLPRPVSAAALTRPEGAAAAATAPVPAPASTSSAVLAGDAAPNTAGTEAAARATAGQGSAAAGSPTRIDFPKPSRASAMEASPDGNWIAVGTSFGDIYLADTRTGELTLLDSIGEGSIEGFSWSPDSAWLGWAEPVTSFGSRTRLRLAKIPQATGAPAIIDVTDGRFRDESPTFTPDGKFLAFLSNRSFDPVYDGHSFDLSFPSPIKPYLVALAADTPSPFGPDIALSSSADADADAAADAGSTGEDSSKDAGAVPAVKVDAEGLAHRVISVPVPQGNYSHLSATAGALLWLDHELAGVTGDGRASLEDKNAAPSLVRFDLAKRRSTTIVEALDSYRLTGDGEKVVLVQDKQIRVSPAASKADEDSGQLVKVDLNRIRVRLDPVSVWGQAFDEAWRLQRDFFWTEDMAGQDWDSVHARYRPIVDRLGSHDDLVDLLWELHGELGTSHAYVRPVMVTENGSNSQGRLGADLAYTPEGWEITRILAGESSDPLATSPLTRPGAHAKTGDVLLAIDGVELSEALTPAMQLAGAAGRAVELTLRNGPGHGARAGEQRRVAVVPVKDEERLRYQEWVASNRRTVRDASQGTFGYLHIPDMMANGWAQLHRDLDTETSLDGLIVDVRRNRGGHTSQLVAELIGRKVTGWSMPRGERPRTYPHHAPRGPVIILTDEFAGSDGDIITQVSKLRGIGPVIGTRTWGGVVGIDNRFALADGTGVTQPRYATWFGGGVGWGVENRGVEPDIEVTFPPHAYAAQVDPQLEYGIGALKEMIQELPTDRPPLREGYRTVRPAPLPPRQQPSQQPG